One genomic window of Coregonus clupeaformis isolate EN_2021a chromosome 12, ASM2061545v1, whole genome shotgun sequence includes the following:
- the LOC121578616 gene encoding uncharacterized protein LOC121578616 isoform X3, with the protein MREPTDCTLQTLKRLEQQQLTCMRQLSEEQRTFAFVMNKRLSQRGPTRPQTLPSTSASSISPPSVTGSQSAPAALTTRTGANRAGSAKSANSRVKFEQSSSSLLPWAVKLQKKSMETQGREASETITVLKEYGASAGQRCCCECGHTRELLDRRLSCPAILQRHHS; encoded by the exons ATGCGGGAACCAACAGACTGCACGCTTCAG ACTCTGAAGAGGCTGGAGCAGCAGCAGCTCACCTGCATGCGTCAGCTGAGTGAGGAGCAGAGGACCTTTGCCTTCGTCATGAACAAGAGGCTTAGCCAGAGGGGCCCTACGAGGCCTCAAACGCTCCCCTCCACCTCagcctcctccatctcccctccgtCCGTTACGGGTTCCCAGTCCGCCCCGGCTGCCCTCACCACCCGCACTGGGGCCAACAGAGCTGGCAGTGCCAAGAGCGCCAACAGCAGAGTCAAGTTTGAGCAGTCTTCTTCCAGCCTCTTGCCGTGGGCAGTGAAATTGCAGAAGAAGAGTATGGAGACACAAGGCAGGGAGGCAAGTGAGACGATCACT gtTTTGAAGGAGTATGGGGCATCGGCTGGTCAAAGGTGTTGTTGTGAATGTGGTCACACCAGGGAGCTGTTGGACAGGAGACTGAGCTGTCCAGCCATATTACAGAGGCATCACTCTTGA
- the LOC121578616 gene encoding uncharacterized protein LOC121578616 isoform X1 encodes MDANPSFSLSCLYRSDPIYSLCASDLMTASQTVNNNFIKEQKQLMKTLKRLEQQQLTCMRQLSEEQRTFAFVMNKRLSQRGPTRPQTLPSTSASSISPPSVTGSQSAPAALTTRTGANRAGSAKSANSRVKFEQSSSSLLPWAVKLQKKSMETQGREASETITVLKEYGASAGQRCCCECGHTRELLDRRLSCPAILQRHHS; translated from the exons ATGGATGCCAATCCATCCTTCTCGCTGTCATGTCTCTACAGAAGCGATCCAATTTATTCGCTCTGTGCCTCAGATTTAATGACCGCTTCTCAAACTGTGAACAATAATTTCATAAAGGAACAGAAGCAACTTATGAAG ACTCTGAAGAGGCTGGAGCAGCAGCAGCTCACCTGCATGCGTCAGCTGAGTGAGGAGCAGAGGACCTTTGCCTTCGTCATGAACAAGAGGCTTAGCCAGAGGGGCCCTACGAGGCCTCAAACGCTCCCCTCCACCTCagcctcctccatctcccctccgtCCGTTACGGGTTCCCAGTCCGCCCCGGCTGCCCTCACCACCCGCACTGGGGCCAACAGAGCTGGCAGTGCCAAGAGCGCCAACAGCAGAGTCAAGTTTGAGCAGTCTTCTTCCAGCCTCTTGCCGTGGGCAGTGAAATTGCAGAAGAAGAGTATGGAGACACAAGGCAGGGAGGCAAGTGAGACGATCACT gtTTTGAAGGAGTATGGGGCATCGGCTGGTCAAAGGTGTTGTTGTGAATGTGGTCACACCAGGGAGCTGTTGGACAGGAGACTGAGCTGTCCAGCCATATTACAGAGGCATCACTCTTGA
- the LOC121578616 gene encoding uncharacterized protein LOC121578616 isoform X2, protein MDANPSFSLSCLYRSDPIYSLCASDLMTASQTVNNNFIKEQKQLMKTLKRLEQQQLTCMRQLSEEQRTFAFVMNKRLSQRGPTRPQTLPSTSASSISPPSVTGSQSAPAALTTRTGANRAGSAKSANSRVKFEQSSSSLLPWAVKLQKKSMETQGREVLKEYGASAGQRCCCECGHTRELLDRRLSCPAILQRHHS, encoded by the exons ATGGATGCCAATCCATCCTTCTCGCTGTCATGTCTCTACAGAAGCGATCCAATTTATTCGCTCTGTGCCTCAGATTTAATGACCGCTTCTCAAACTGTGAACAATAATTTCATAAAGGAACAGAAGCAACTTATGAAG ACTCTGAAGAGGCTGGAGCAGCAGCAGCTCACCTGCATGCGTCAGCTGAGTGAGGAGCAGAGGACCTTTGCCTTCGTCATGAACAAGAGGCTTAGCCAGAGGGGCCCTACGAGGCCTCAAACGCTCCCCTCCACCTCagcctcctccatctcccctccgtCCGTTACGGGTTCCCAGTCCGCCCCGGCTGCCCTCACCACCCGCACTGGGGCCAACAGAGCTGGCAGTGCCAAGAGCGCCAACAGCAGAGTCAAGTTTGAGCAGTCTTCTTCCAGCCTCTTGCCGTGGGCAGTGAAATTGCAGAAGAAGAGTATGGAGACACAAGGCAGGGAG gtTTTGAAGGAGTATGGGGCATCGGCTGGTCAAAGGTGTTGTTGTGAATGTGGTCACACCAGGGAGCTGTTGGACAGGAGACTGAGCTGTCCAGCCATATTACAGAGGCATCACTCTTGA
- the LOC121578615 gene encoding uncharacterized protein LOC121578615: MNAGTRIGEWTNQTLKTAMGKSLDWYQEGWENNLKVILFAHNSSIQASTEYRREPQLLTEITETQPDVVEVVEPDQNAFKDQLQARTEKDVEVFDQVKMLSIKVRLNIDKVQEKQKESYRSRIKKGTKCYDIRANYLVWKKDERKARPGKPHCSFALSWGHHLLRVTSVEANNLLQLKQMDSRPLKALTPYTSDHRLSEPPRRYPIHQNQ; this comes from the exons ATGAACGCTGGAACAAG gATTGGTGAATGGACCAATCAGACCCTCAAGACTGCCATGGGCAAGTCCCTTGATTGGTACCAGGAAGGGTGGGAGAACAACCTGAAGGTAATTCTCTTTGCACACAACAGCAGCATCCAGGCCTCAACCGAGTACAGACGGGAACCGCAGCTGTTGACTGAg ATCACTGAAACCCAACCTGATGTGGTGGAAGTTGTCGAACCAGATCAGAACGCCTTCAAGGACCAGCTTCAGGCACGGACTGAGAAGGATGTGGAGGTTTTTGACCAGGTAAAAATGTTATCAATCAAGGTGAGACTGAACATCGACAAGGTGcaggagaaacagaaggagagctaCCGGAGCAGAATCAAGAAGGGGACCAAGTGCTACGACATCCGGGCGAATTACTTGGTTTGGAAGAAGGACGAAAGGAAGGCGAGACCTGGGAAACCTCACTGCTCTTTCGCTCTTAGCTGGGGTCACCATCTGTTAAG GGTTACCTCGGTGGAAGCCAACAATCTTCTCCAGTTGAAGCAGATGGACAGTCGACCACTGAAAGCACTGACGCCCTACACTTCG GACCATCGACTGTCCGAGCCCCCCAGGAGGTATCCCATCCACCAGAACCAGTGA